The DNA window ACTTAATGATCTTGGAGTTTGTCCCGATCACCGCACCAAAAGCGTTGAAATACTGCGCCACTATCAGCCCCTGACTTCAATCAAGAGCAGGCATTCCAGTTACCTCCGCGCGCCTCAAATGGCGCTGGTGGCTCGACCGCCTTACTGCGGTTCTCCGCTGGATTGCGTCTTTTGCTGCCCCCGCCAGCACCTCAGTAATTGGGCGCCGATGTGCTCCTTTTTGGGGCAATCCAGCTGCATCCACAATTCGCCCAGATAGCCTAGACTGTTAGAGCTATACCGGCAGAATCAGACCTTCGAAGCTGGTAGGATCCGGCTTTCGGAAGACTGGTCGAACTCAAGGATCGAAGGAACAGGAAACAGGGTTAACACTAAACTGGCAAATGCCAGAAAGCGACATGTTGTGGGACTTAGCTGAGACATGACCCATCGCTCATTTGCAGGTTTAGCCGATCACCATGGCCGTCGCATTGCACCTCGACAAACCCAGTCATAACCTCGCCCGAATTTCTGGCGCGGGTTCTCACCCAGCAAATGTTATGGCCGGTCTGCTGGCGGTCTTGGCACTGCAGACAATCAGATCGGTGTATAGGCTCGGCTTCGCCGTTCGAGTCACCCAGCAGCTATCATTTCCGTAGATGCGTATCCGCAAATTCCTGGAGGGTAATAGCATCTGCCCCAAAAGCGGACCTGGTTCTAGACTCAATTCAGATGCTTCACTCTATAAAGAGTAGCGCAGCCTTTGACTCGGAAAGGCGAGCCTGCGTTTCCGCATTGTGTGCTCAGGCCCCGGGGCTGGAGTGCTTTAGGATCGCTACAGCCTATTTCATTCAGTTTCGCCTTTAACCGATAGTCTCGCAGATTATCGAATTCGGCCTCGCCTTCACCGCAGCCGCAGCAGCGCCTCGAGCTCCCGCCGGAACTCGGCGGACAGCTCCTCGCGCTCCATCGCATAGGCCACGTTGGCCATGAGGAAGCCGATCTTGGAGCCGGTGTCGTAGGTCTTGCCCTGGTACTTCATGCCGAAGAACGGCTGATCCTTCATCAGGCGGATCATGGAATCCGTGAGCTGGATTTCGTTGCCGGCGCCGCGCTCCTGGGTGGAGAGCAGGTCGAAGATCCCGGGCTGCAGGATGTAACGGCCGGAGATGATGTAGTTGGACGGGGCGGTGCCCTTCGGGGGCTTCTCCACCATGCCGGTGATCTCGAAAGTCTGGCCGAATTCCTGGCCGACCGACACGATGCCGTACTGGTGAGTCTGGTCCTCCTGCACCTCCTCCACGGCGATGATGTTGCCGCCATGCCGGTCGTAGGCGGCGATCATCTGTTCCATGGAGCCGCGGCTGAGCATGTCGGGCAGGATCACCGCAAAGGGCTCGTCGCCCACGAGCTCGCGGGCGCACCAGACCGCGTGGCCGAGGCCGAGGGGCTCCTGCTGGCGGGTGAAGCTCGTCTGGCCGGCCCGGGGCTGGTCCTTGGCCAGGATCTCGAGCTCCTTCGTCTTGTTGCGGCTCTCCAGGGTCCGGTTCAGCTCGTACGCGATGTCGAAATGGTCCTCGATCACCGCCTTGTTGCGGCCGGTGACGAAGATGAAGTGCTCGATTCCGGCGGCGCGCGCCTCATCCACCACATGCTGCACCACGGGGCGGTCGACGACGCAGAGCATCTCCTTGGGAACGGCCTTGGTGGCAGGCAGGAACCGGGTGCCGAGGCCGGCGACGGGAAGGACTGCTTTGCGGATACGCTTCATTGATCGGGCCATAGAGTGCAAATCAACATTAGAAAGAGATGGAGGAACTTCGCTGATGCCTGTCGGAAATCGTATATACGGACGCCGCTGCAGCGCTAGGCCGACAGGCTTGACTGAAGTGCAATATCGCAAGAATTGTGCACCTACAAGCCAGTCAGGGAGCCAAGCTGGGAGCACGTATGGTCAGCGGAGCCCACGGATGATCGCCATGGCGCGAGCAGCAGCGATCCCTGCCCTATGTCCTTGTGTGAAATACGCATGCCTGACAGGGTTCCACTGGTGCTGGCTTTAGATCCTTGACTCTTCGGGCAAAAGCAGCCTGTGTGTTTGTGCAAAATGCGTTATTAAGTCACATTGGAAAGACTGCACCAGCTCCTTATCGACTGCTATCTGTCCAGCCGATTGTCTTCATAAGGATGGATCCATCCACAACATAGGGCCAAAGGCGATGTACTTTTTCCGCAGCGTACTCTTTCTTCTGCTGACGTTGGCCGTGCTGAGCTTAGGCGACGTTGCGCAGGCGCAGGAAGCTCGCCCCTCGGAACCCTTGTCCTATAGCACGTTAAGAAGCGTTCCCGTCGCGCCCAATGGGTCAAGCTATGCGCAGTCGCCAGCATGGGAAAGAGCGGAAAAGCTTGATAAGAGACACAGCGCAACTGCCGCCAAAGCCATTAAGTCCATGTGCGACGAGTGTCTTGGGAGCAAGTACAACAAGCTTGGCCCGAAAACACCCCTCACCCTGCCTGAAGAACTCTCCACTTGGGAAGGCGAGCCGCAGCTCGAAACGGAGCCATAAGCTTTGACTGCCAAGGTGCTGCCGCTCAATGCATAGCAGCCTTCCATGATTGGATCGCCGAAATTCACTATGCTTCAGGGGTTGGCATCAACCGCTTTCCCGCCAAGGCGAAGCGGCGGACAGAAAGTTCATAACTTCTAAGGGCAACTAAGCGAAGAGCGGGTTTGGGAAAGTCGCAATAGGTCGGATTGGGGTTAGCGTCAGCCCACATGAGCTGAATCCGGGCGGAAGAGCACCTCGAGCTCAGGAAGACTTTTGAGTGGCACCGCTGTGCCATCGACCTAAAGGACGAGGAGTGGAGCGGATCAAATTCACCCTCCCCAGCGGGAATGCAACCACCGGGCAAACCTGAGTGAGGTTCTCAATGCTATTCGCTATTTGTGCCCCCTTTAACCAATTCGTTTGAGAGACTTCGCGGAAAGTCTTCCATGGCACTTCTGAGCCATCGCTCATCCGCATCCTTGGGCTCGGAAGCGTAGCAACCCATGGATGAGGAGGTTGATGCCAAGCATTTCTAGGAATTCCTCAAGCGCAACGAGCCGCCGCCAGCTCAGGCCAAATGGGAATTCAATAGCGCCCGACTCTACGGCTGAGGCAATGAGCTCGCAACCCACCGCTCCGCTCATAAACACGATTGCCCCTGCAACAAAAAAGATCAGCACAGATCTGGGGAGGGCTTTGAGGAACGGCACGAAGATCAGTCCCACAATTGCCGAGAACAGCAGGCCAAATACAACCCACGGGTAATAGAAGGTCGCGTTTAGACCAACCTTGTTAAGGACTGCATCGCCAATGAGGGCTCCAATGGTCTCGTGGAACGAGGCTGCCTCATCGAGCGAAAGGAACAGGCACAGGGCAGCTAGCATATACCAACGCCAAGGCTCTAAGCCTGGGTGGCGCTTTACAAGCTTCGCCGAGTCCAAAGCGAATAAGGCCGCCAACTGCCAGAGAAGCGCGCTGAACCACGTCGGGATCGTGGCTTCACGGTCCAAGTTGAATAAGCGGGCGAGTTCGGCGACGAGTTCGTTGTCGGCAGCCCCCTCCAGTTTCCTCTGAAAGAAGATATGGAGAATCGCT is part of the Microvirga terrae genome and encodes:
- a CDS encoding UTP--glucose-1-phosphate uridylyltransferase, with the protein product MKRIRKAVLPVAGLGTRFLPATKAVPKEMLCVVDRPVVQHVVDEARAAGIEHFIFVTGRNKAVIEDHFDIAYELNRTLESRNKTKELEILAKDQPRAGQTSFTRQQEPLGLGHAVWCARELVGDEPFAVILPDMLSRGSMEQMIAAYDRHGGNIIAVEEVQEDQTHQYGIVSVGQEFGQTFEITGMVEKPPKGTAPSNYIISGRYILQPGIFDLLSTQERGAGNEIQLTDSMIRLMKDQPFFGMKYQGKTYDTGSKIGFLMANVAYAMEREELSAEFRRELEALLRLR